The DNA region GCGCCAGCGGCTCGAAACCCGACTCGGCCAGGGACGCGAGCTGATATTTTCCATCGCGGTCCGTGAACATGGTAAATGCGTAAAAGTTGAGCCAGTCATCACACGGCTGGTTGAAGGCGCCCAGGATGCGCGGCTTGTCGGTGTCGCCGCTCCGCCGCTGAAGCAGCTCCTCGGCCTCCTCACGGCCGTCGCGTCCGAAGTATTTTTGGAGGATGTACACCATCGCCCACAAGTGTCTCCCCTCTTCCACATTCACCTGGAACAGGTTTCGCAGGTCGTACATCGAAGGGCAGGTGGCGCCCAGGCTCCGCTGCTGTTCGACGGAGGCCGGCTCGGTATCGCCCTGGGTCACGACAATGCGGCGCAGTGCGTTGCGAAACTCCCCGGGAACCTCCTGGTAGGCCGGGTTGCCGCAACCATCTCCAAACCCGATGGTGGCGTTTTCTTTGGAAGGGTTCAGGAAGATCCCCCAGCGATATTCCGGCATCTTGACATAATCAAAATGGGCCCAGCCCTCGGGCTCTACCGACACGGCGGTCCGAAGGTAAACATCGCGCCCCTGGAACCCCTCCGGTCCCATTTCGTTCCACCAGGACAGGAAATTCGGAAGCCATTTCTCCAGCGCGCGCTGAAGCTGGGGATCGTTGCTGAGATCGACATTGTTGGGAATTTTATCGAAGACGCTCATCAATTGTCCTTTGGCGAGAATCTTGAGTCGTGAAACGGAGTAGCCGTCTTGATACCGAAGCCAGAAGCGAGAAGCCGGACGCCAGAGGTCGGAAGTCAGAAGTCAGAGCTCAGAAATGAGACCACTAGGATCACAGTCTCTGGCTTCTGGCATCCGGCTTCTGGCGTCCATTGAATACCTTCATGTCCTTCGAAAGTCAAACTTCGCCTTCGTCGGCTTCCCGTAATTCGTCAGCGCTCCGTGTTCGCCGACGGCGTTGGGCCGCTGGAAGATCCAGTTCTGCCAGGCGGTGAGGCGTCCATAGATCTTGGTGTCGGTGGTTTCCGGGCCGGCGAATCGCAACGAGGCCTCCATGCCGGTCAGGGCGTCTGGGGACAGCGAAGTCCGCTCTTCGATGGCCACGCGGATCTCATCGTCCCAGTCCAGCCCGTCGGGCACCAGGGTGACAAGGCCAGCTTCGAGCGCGGGGTCGGCTGAGAAATGAGCGGGAGGTTTCAAAGCAGCCTCGACCCGGGCGGTATCGTTGAGAAAGCGGGATTCCAGGCGCGAGAGGCCGTTTGACATCGGCAGTGCGCCGGCGTTCATCGAATTAGTAACAATTCTAATCGCTTGATCCGGGTCGTTTCGCATGTAGATGCGATCCGAAGCGAGTGCAAGTTCCAGGAGATTCCCCGCGAAGCAACTTCCCTCTTCAATCAAAGTAAAGAAACTCTTGGCGGTATGATCCATCCGGCGCAGAACGCGACCCATATGGAGAATGATCTCCCGCACCAATCCATGGTTCCGGTGGTTTGAGAGTATTTCATCGATCCGGAGGATGGCGTCCAATTCGCCGTGAGTGCGGACACACACCAAGCCGATTTCCGGCTCATTGAAGCGCAGGTGCAGCAGCGCATCATCCAGTTCGCGATAAGCCGCCAGGGCCCAGAACCGGTCTCCCCATTCCTGGATTCGCGCCGCGGAATCGGGCGGGGGATCCGCGGGAGCGCGAACGGTCAGATGTGCTACTCGCGCCTTCCGGTCGAGCTGGAGCGAAACGTATCTGTAATCCCGACCGCTCTCCGTAATCTGAACCTCAATGGGGTGCAGCGTGATTCCCTTTTGCGGGGTCGATCTTGATGGCTCGTCTCCGGAGTTGGGCCGACTTTCCGCGAGCAGTTGATTGACCCGGGAGGTCACCGCCAGATCGAATTTGCTCGTTGGGAACGTCTCATCGACCAGGCCCCATTCTTTCGCCCGCTTTCCCTTGATCCCTTCCGCCAAAGTGCAAAAGACATCCGCGCGATCCCGGCGGACCTTGCGCTTATCCACCAGCCGGGTCAACCCTCCCGTCCCCGGCAGGACGCCCAGCAGAGGCACCTCTGGAAGCGAAACCGCCGAGCTGCCGTCGTCCACCAGGTAAATCTCGTCACAGGCCAAGGCAAGCTCGTATCCCCCGCCGGCGCACGTCCCGTTGAGCGCCGCGACAAAACGGATGCCCGAAAACCGGGAAGCTTCCTCCATGGCGCAACGGGTCTCGTTGGTAAATTTGCAGAAATTGACTTTAAACGGATGGGAAGAAGTTCCAAGCATGTAGATATTGGCGCCGGCGCAAAACATGCGCGGCTTCAAGCTCTTCACGACCACGACGCGGACCTCGGGGTGCTCAAAGCGGATGCGGTTGAGGGCATCGGCCAACTCGATATCGACGCCCAAGTCGTAGGAGTTCAACTTCAACTTGTACCCTTCGCGCAGGGGCGAATCTTCCTGAACATCCAGTCCGAGGGTGGCGACTTCACCTTCCACCGCCAGATTCCAATGCCGGTACTGTCCCGGAGAAGCTTGAAA from Terriglobia bacterium includes:
- the boxC gene encoding 2,3-epoxybenzoyl-CoA dihydrolase, giving the protein MAIPATSPPQTAERAVEFQASPGQYRHWNLAVEGEVATLGLDVQEDSPLREGYKLKLNSYDLGVDIELADALNRIRFEHPEVRVVVVKSLKPRMFCAGANIYMLGTSSHPFKVNFCKFTNETRCAMEEASRFSGIRFVAALNGTCAGGGYELALACDEIYLVDDGSSAVSLPEVPLLGVLPGTGGLTRLVDKRKVRRDRADVFCTLAEGIKGKRAKEWGLVDETFPTSKFDLAVTSRVNQLLAESRPNSGDEPSRSTPQKGITLHPIEVQITESGRDYRYVSLQLDRKARVAHLTVRAPADPPPDSAARIQEWGDRFWALAAYRELDDALLHLRFNEPEIGLVCVRTHGELDAILRIDEILSNHRNHGLVREIILHMGRVLRRMDHTAKSFFTLIEEGSCFAGNLLELALASDRIYMRNDPDQAIRIVTNSMNAGALPMSNGLSRLESRFLNDTARVEAALKPPAHFSADPALEAGLVTLVPDGLDWDDEIRVAIEERTSLSPDALTGMEASLRFAGPETTDTKIYGRLTAWQNWIFQRPNAVGEHGALTNYGKPTKAKFDFRRT